DNA sequence from the Candidatus Methylomirabilota bacterium genome:
GCCATCGACAAGTTCGCGCCCGGCGAGTACGAGACCCTCCTCGTCGCCCCGCTCGATCGCGCCGCCTTTGAGCCGCACCTGGTGTGCGTGTACGCGAATCCCGCCCAGGTCATGCGGCTCACCCAGGCCGCCCTGTGGAAGCGGGGCGGGCGCCTCACGTCGTCGTTCGAGGGCCGCGCGGTGTGCGCCGACATCATCGTGACCACGATGAAGACCGGCGAGCCGCAGGTGATCCTTCCCTGCTCGGGCGACCGCATCTTCGGCCAGACCCAGGATCACGAGATGGCCTTCGCGATCCCGTGGGACCGCATGGATGAGATCGTCGAGGGGCTACGCGGCACCCACAACGGCGGCATCCGCTATCCGATCACCCAGTTCATGGAGTACGAGGCCAAGCTGCCGCCGCGCTACATGGAGGTCAACAAGCTCTGGGACGCGGAGAAGGGCAAGGCCGCGCTGACCAACCGCGACCGCGTGGTCGCGGCCTACAAGCGCTCCTTCGCCGACCGCGTGCCGGTGTACCCCATCGTGGCGTCGTTCGCGGGCACCCTCGACGGGCTCAGCATCGAGGAGTACTGCACGAACCCCACCAGGGCCATCACGGCGATGATGAACTACTACGAGCGCTATCAGCCGGACGTGGTGCTCGCGTACAACGACCTCGCCAAGGAGGCGGAGGCTTTCGGCTGCGGCGTGAAGTACTCGGACTACGTGGTCCCGTCCATCGAGCGGCACGTGCTGGAGGACAAAGCCAATCTCGCCAAGCTGATCATGCCGGATCCCTACAAGACGGCGCGGCTACCGGGATTCCTCGAGCAGTGCGAGGCGCTCGTGAAGGCCAAGCCACCCGCCGCCACCGGGGCGGTCGCGGTGGGCCCCTGGACCATCGCCATGCTCCTGCGCAATCCCGAGATGATGCTCCTGGATACGTTCGAAGACCCGCAGTTCATCCACGACCTCATGCGCATTGCCACCGATTTCACCAAGGTCTGGGGCGATGCCATCGTGAAGACCGGGATCGGGCTCTCGTATTCCGAGCCCACCGCGTCGATCAGCCTGATCTCCCCCGACAACTACCGCGAGTTCATCGCGCCCTACCACAAGGAGCTGGTGGAGCACTTCAAGGCCAAGAAGGTCGGCGTCACCACCCACATCTGCGGGACGACGTATCCGATCTACGAGGATCTGATCCAGTGCGGCTTCACCACGGTGTCGTTCGACCTCGACCAGCAGGCCGACCCGGCGCTGCACGTGGATCAGCTCAGCCGCTTCATGGAAGTGGCCAAGGGGCGCGCCGTGGCCATCGGCAACGTGGACGCCACCAAGTTCGAGAAGACCACCCGGGAGGAGATGGAGGCCGACGTGCGGCGGTGCATCGACGCGGCGGCCCGCCACTCCGGCTTCATCCTCTCCACGTCCTGTGAGATTCCGCCGCGGTCCAATCCCGATATCGTGAAGTGGTTCATGGACGCGGCCCACGACTACGGCCGTTACGAGCGCGTCCTCGGCTAGGCGTCCGTCGGACCCGAAAAGCGACAAGGGGCGCGGTGATGTTCACCGCGCCCCTTGGTGTCTCGCGTCGTGGGAGGGACAGCTACCAGCGGAACGGCTTCTTGGACGGGGGCACGCCGTAAGCGCCCCGATCCCCGCCCCCGGGCCCGCGCCCACCACCACCGGGCCGCCCGCCCCCGCGCGGACCGCCGCCGCGGGGCCCGCCACCTCCGCCCGCGGGACGCGGGTTGGAGACGTTAACGGTGAGCTTACGTCCGTCCAGCTCCTTCCCGTTCAGCTCCGAGATGGCGCGCTGCGCTTCCTCCGCCGTCGCCATTTCCACGAACCCGAACCCGCGGGACTGCCCCGAGAACTTGTCGGTGACTACCGACGCCGACTCCACTGTCCCACACTGGGCGAAGTACTCGCGCAGCGTCTCGCTCGTGGTGGAATAAGACAGACCACCTACGTACAATTTCGCAGCCATAGGATTCTCCTTGGGGCGACCGCTCGATTCTGACGTAGGCTCCGCAACCGCGGAGACGCTCATCATCGCCAGGGCTGGTGAGTCGGACAGCCCGCCGTAGTGTACACCAGCGCCCCGGCCCGGGCTATCCGCAGATGGCGCGCACCTGCGGGGCGGCGTCCGCTCCCGACACCGGCGCCTTTTCCGCCCACTCGATCTTGTCGAGGACCTCTTCGGGCGCGAACGGCTTGACAAGCACGCGGAAGCCCTGCAGCTCGAACTTCACCTGCTCCTCCACTGGCGTGCCGCGATCCACGACAACCACGACCGGCACGCCCGGTGCGGCCAGCTCGAAGATGCGC
Encoded proteins:
- a CDS encoding RNA-binding protein, with protein sequence MAAKLYVGGLSYSTTSETLREYFAQCGTVESASVVTDKFSGQSRGFGFVEMATAEEAQRAISELNGKELDGRKLTVNVSNPRPAGGGGGPRGGGPRGGGRPGGGGRGPGGGDRGAYGVPPSKKPFRW
- a CDS encoding uroporphyrinogen decarboxylase family protein; its protein translation is AIDKFAPGEYETLLVAPLDRAAFEPHLVCVYANPAQVMRLTQAALWKRGGRLTSSFEGRAVCADIIVTTMKTGEPQVILPCSGDRIFGQTQDHEMAFAIPWDRMDEIVEGLRGTHNGGIRYPITQFMEYEAKLPPRYMEVNKLWDAEKGKAALTNRDRVVAAYKRSFADRVPVYPIVASFAGTLDGLSIEEYCTNPTRAITAMMNYYERYQPDVVLAYNDLAKEAEAFGCGVKYSDYVVPSIERHVLEDKANLAKLIMPDPYKTARLPGFLEQCEALVKAKPPAATGAVAVGPWTIAMLLRNPEMMLLDTFEDPQFIHDLMRIATDFTKVWGDAIVKTGIGLSYSEPTASISLISPDNYREFIAPYHKELVEHFKAKKVGVTTHICGTTYPIYEDLIQCGFTTVSFDLDQQADPALHVDQLSRFMEVAKGRAVAIGNVDATKFEKTTREEMEADVRRCIDAAARHSGFILSTSCEIPPRSNPDIVKWFMDAAHDYGRYERVLG